In Stieleria varia, one genomic interval encodes:
- a CDS encoding PAS domain-containing protein, whose protein sequence is MSDSQPHADCPLAPLESVRQILDRVTEIVWSVAWNGDESKVFCNHRAQQVFRCDCDSKLMLQDLIQCIHSEDRAQFRRDLDKAKQSGSLRHKFRVTDNDGNTEWLDQRLTVVNDSQSQVVRIDAVAQVIAARELSPSPSQLTSDAEHQTLREHVELSVLRKDRNGRILYANDRFCELVGRSSFDLIGKTDFDLFPAELAKMYLANDQEVIRSGQPEHVVEQNIGHDGKVTYVEVLKLPTYDSKGDVVGIQVLFWDVSYQKAVESDLEQARFLMNTLLENVPDSVYFKNQKSQFIRISRSVAKALQLDDPADAIGKTDADFFLAERANRTLAEERAIMDTGEPIIAKLECETNADGEEVWRSTTKVPLRTSDGEILGTFGISRDVTRERRAENERNEERKLLRTIIDNIPSFIYVKDRHGRFVLGNQALMHMLGVDAEDALVSKNDYDFSPPELACEYVTDDQVVMRTGEPITNQEESCQLADGTRVWMSTTKVPLHDDSGQVRGIVGIGHDITNQKRVHEQLRAAKQAADAASKAKSDFLANMSHEIRTPMNAITGMTELLLDTRLTDTQREYLEMVRGSGDALLAIINDVLDFSKIEAGMLDIDTHPFELRELIGDTVKTLAVRAHEKHLELAFRVSPEIPQFVVGDAGRIRQVLVNLVGNAIKFTQKGEVVVEVTESRNTDQFNEICVCVRDTGMGIPEAKRESVFRAFEQSDSSTTRRFGGTGLGLAISTRLVEMMNGSIWVESQENVGSQFYFTVRLGFAPPEMLAEQRRGTVVLGGTRVLVVDDNKTNRTILHEILTSWGMNPTLADGTASAMQAIEIAREHGQPFGLIVSDVNMPEQDGFDFASLLRQEESYAKVPFIMLTSAGRAGDAERRSALDISERLMKPVKQSELFNSIVRVLGVSCAEDQHEKTSAADFGIRDLRILVAEDNIVNQKLAIGVLGENGHQVVIASNGQEAIDALQREPFDLVLMDVQMPVMDGLTATKAIREWEKPQGKHIPIIAMTANAMKGDREQCLAAGMDEYVPKPIRKATLFSCLAEVIKRQTQADSPTISLEQTLESTSQSETAVHDTMESPMVDEEDLGEDISGEIAESCADECPIHWDELSDMSSNNSDLLKQLLDAFVQESASLKAALQEGFQSDDANAIRAAAHTLKGASAAIAAPELSELCAELESQARASELENAPDLMKEIESELEKVLSAIADVR, encoded by the coding sequence ATGAGCGATTCACAGCCACACGCAGATTGCCCTCTTGCGCCTCTGGAGTCGGTTCGTCAGATCCTGGACCGTGTCACTGAGATTGTTTGGTCGGTCGCCTGGAACGGCGACGAATCGAAGGTTTTCTGCAATCATCGCGCCCAACAAGTATTTCGCTGCGATTGCGATTCCAAGCTGATGCTGCAGGATCTGATCCAGTGCATCCATAGCGAAGACCGTGCTCAGTTCCGCCGAGACTTGGACAAGGCCAAACAATCAGGCAGCCTACGTCACAAGTTCCGCGTGACCGATAACGATGGAAACACTGAGTGGCTTGATCAGCGTCTGACAGTGGTGAATGATTCGCAAAGCCAAGTTGTTCGAATCGACGCGGTTGCTCAAGTGATCGCGGCGAGAGAACTGTCGCCCTCACCCTCGCAATTGACCTCCGACGCAGAGCATCAAACGCTGCGTGAGCACGTGGAGCTATCCGTGCTTCGAAAGGATCGAAACGGTCGAATTTTGTACGCGAACGATCGGTTTTGTGAACTTGTCGGTCGTTCGAGCTTTGACTTGATCGGTAAGACCGATTTTGACTTGTTCCCGGCCGAATTGGCGAAGATGTATTTGGCGAATGATCAAGAAGTCATTCGCAGCGGTCAGCCTGAGCATGTGGTGGAGCAAAACATTGGGCACGATGGCAAAGTCACCTATGTGGAGGTGCTGAAGCTGCCGACCTATGACTCCAAAGGTGACGTGGTCGGAATCCAGGTGTTGTTTTGGGATGTCAGCTATCAGAAGGCCGTAGAGTCTGACTTGGAACAAGCTCGTTTCTTGATGAATACTTTGCTGGAGAATGTTCCCGACTCGGTTTACTTCAAAAACCAAAAGAGTCAGTTCATTCGAATCAGTCGCAGTGTTGCCAAAGCATTGCAGTTGGATGATCCGGCGGACGCGATTGGCAAAACGGACGCGGACTTCTTCTTGGCCGAACGGGCCAATCGAACGCTTGCCGAGGAGCGAGCGATCATGGATACCGGCGAACCCATCATTGCCAAATTGGAATGCGAGACCAACGCCGACGGAGAAGAAGTTTGGAGGTCGACGACAAAAGTGCCGTTGAGAACGTCCGACGGAGAAATCCTGGGCACCTTTGGGATTTCACGAGACGTCACACGAGAACGCCGCGCTGAGAATGAACGCAATGAAGAACGAAAATTGCTCAGGACGATCATTGATAACATCCCGTCCTTCATTTACGTCAAAGATCGTCATGGTCGATTTGTCTTGGGCAATCAAGCCCTGATGCACATGCTGGGTGTGGATGCCGAAGACGCGTTGGTCAGCAAGAACGACTACGATTTTTCACCACCCGAGCTTGCCTGTGAGTACGTGACGGACGACCAAGTGGTGATGAGGACCGGTGAACCGATCACCAATCAAGAGGAATCATGCCAACTGGCCGACGGAACGCGGGTGTGGATGTCGACGACGAAGGTCCCGCTGCACGACGACAGCGGACAAGTCCGTGGGATCGTGGGCATCGGGCACGACATCACCAATCAAAAACGAGTCCACGAGCAACTGCGTGCCGCAAAGCAAGCCGCCGATGCAGCCAGCAAGGCCAAGAGCGATTTCCTCGCCAACATGAGTCACGAAATCCGCACCCCGATGAATGCCATCACGGGGATGACGGAACTGCTGCTGGACACGCGATTGACGGATACGCAGCGAGAGTATTTGGAAATGGTGCGAGGATCGGGGGACGCGTTGTTGGCGATCATCAACGACGTGCTTGATTTTTCCAAGATCGAAGCAGGCATGTTGGATATCGACACGCACCCCTTCGAATTGCGTGAGCTGATCGGAGACACCGTCAAGACGCTGGCCGTGCGCGCTCACGAAAAGCATCTCGAACTCGCCTTCCGCGTTTCACCAGAAATCCCCCAATTCGTTGTCGGTGATGCCGGTCGGATTCGTCAAGTGCTAGTCAATCTCGTGGGTAATGCGATCAAGTTCACGCAAAAGGGTGAGGTGGTCGTGGAGGTCACCGAGAGTCGCAACACGGATCAGTTCAATGAAATCTGCGTCTGTGTTCGCGACACCGGGATGGGAATCCCAGAAGCAAAGCGGGAGTCCGTGTTTCGAGCATTCGAGCAATCCGACAGTTCCACCACGAGACGTTTCGGCGGCACAGGTCTTGGTTTGGCAATCTCCACACGCTTGGTCGAGATGATGAATGGTTCGATTTGGGTTGAAAGCCAAGAGAACGTCGGCAGCCAGTTTTATTTCACTGTTCGGCTTGGATTCGCGCCGCCTGAGATGCTTGCCGAACAACGACGCGGCACGGTGGTCTTGGGCGGTACACGTGTGTTGGTCGTCGACGATAACAAAACCAATCGAACGATTCTGCACGAGATTTTGACAAGTTGGGGAATGAACCCGACGCTTGCCGACGGCACTGCGTCCGCGATGCAGGCGATCGAGATTGCAAGGGAACATGGCCAGCCCTTTGGATTGATCGTCAGTGACGTGAACATGCCAGAGCAAGACGGATTTGATTTCGCCAGTCTCTTGCGACAAGAGGAAAGCTATGCGAAAGTTCCCTTCATCATGCTGACATCGGCCGGCCGAGCGGGTGACGCCGAGAGGCGAAGTGCGTTGGATATTTCTGAACGGTTGATGAAACCTGTCAAACAGTCTGAACTGTTCAACTCAATCGTCCGTGTCTTGGGCGTCTCCTGCGCCGAAGACCAACACGAGAAGACGTCCGCCGCTGACTTTGGCATTCGTGACCTGAGGATCTTGGTCGCCGAAGACAACATCGTGAATCAAAAGCTGGCGATCGGTGTCTTGGGCGAAAACGGCCATCAGGTCGTCATCGCCAGCAACGGCCAGGAAGCCATCGATGCGCTTCAGCGAGAACCGTTTGATCTTGTGCTGATGGATGTACAAATGCCAGTGATGGACGGATTGACGGCTACCAAAGCGATTCGCGAGTGGGAGAAACCGCAGGGTAAACACATTCCCATCATTGCAATGACAGCCAATGCCATGAAAGGTGACCGAGAGCAGTGTTTGGCCGCCGGCATGGATGAATATGTTCCCAAACCGATTCGTAAAGCCACGTTGTTCTCGTGTTTGGCCGAAGTCATCAAACGTCAAACGCAAGCAGATTCCCCAACAATCTCACTGGAGCAAACGCTAGAATCGACTTCGCAGTCAGAAACGGCGGTTCACGATACCATGGAGTCTCCGATGGTCGACGAAGAAGACTTGGGCGAAGATATCAGCGGTGAAATCGCTGAGTCATGTGCAGACGAGTGCCCGATACATTGGGATGAACTTTCCGATATGTCGAGCAACAACTCCGATCTCTTGAAGCAGTTGCTTGATGCATTTGTCCAGGAGAGTGCGAGCTTGAAAGCGGCATTGCAGGAGGGGTTCCAGTCGGATGATGCCAATGCAATCCGTGCCGCCGCCCACACGCTCAAGGGAGCATCGGCGGCAATCGCAGCACCGGAGCTGTCTGAGCTATGTGCCGAATTGGAAAGTCAAGCGAGAGCAAGCGAACTGGAAAACGCTCCCGACCTCATGAAAGAAATCGAATCGGAACTGGAAAAGGTTCTGTCCGCCATCGCCGACGTCCGTTAG
- a CDS encoding sulfatase family protein, translated as MKTQSLCLLSALVFLTLSSAIDTSFAETPPNVVWIIADDLGPELGCCGYPSVSTPNIDRLAANGTLFTHAFSTAPVCSSSRTAFQTGRYQIEINAQHHNTRDKQPLPESVPTVTGLMRQAGYFVSNGHGLANDKKVAKSHFNFVYDSKEFFDGNDWSQRQPEQPFFAQIQIKEPHRPFVKSDRIHSDAPIPPYYPEHPITRADWSDYLASIEELDRKVGRVLDRLEAEGLRENTLVLFFGDHGRPHVRGKQWLYDGGLHTPLIVSWPGKIAAGKSDDRLTSLLDLMPTTLAAAGISQPGLPGLSLLSSVGHEKLFAARDRCGDAVDRIRCVRTRDFKYIRNYYPDRPYLQLSSYKKLSYPVVTLMKVLHEQGKWDAPFMAETRPAEELYDLNADPNEMHNLAGEERHQATLARLRQELDRWIDQTGDTGAIDESKTVDMVALMKEKTAYYEKAMKQRGLNPAISDDDYLQWWAVELGISSGANGR; from the coding sequence ATGAAAACTCAAAGCCTCTGTCTTCTCTCCGCCCTGGTCTTCCTGACGTTGAGCTCTGCGATAGACACCTCCTTTGCAGAGACGCCACCCAATGTCGTTTGGATCATTGCGGATGACCTCGGTCCGGAACTGGGGTGTTGCGGTTATCCCTCCGTTTCTACTCCCAATATCGATCGACTCGCTGCCAACGGTACCCTTTTCACACACGCATTCTCTACCGCTCCGGTCTGCTCATCGTCCCGAACGGCTTTTCAGACCGGTCGTTATCAGATCGAGATCAATGCCCAGCATCACAACACCCGTGACAAGCAACCGCTGCCAGAGTCCGTTCCCACGGTGACGGGCTTGATGCGACAAGCGGGGTATTTCGTCAGCAACGGTCATGGGCTGGCAAATGACAAGAAGGTTGCGAAGTCGCATTTCAACTTTGTCTATGACTCCAAAGAATTCTTTGACGGCAACGATTGGTCGCAGCGTCAACCGGAACAACCGTTCTTTGCTCAAATTCAAATCAAGGAGCCGCACAGACCCTTCGTGAAGTCCGATCGGATTCACTCTGACGCACCGATCCCACCTTACTATCCCGAACATCCCATCACTCGGGCTGACTGGTCAGATTACTTGGCATCGATCGAAGAATTGGATCGAAAGGTCGGCCGAGTACTCGATCGACTGGAGGCCGAAGGGCTTCGTGAGAACACACTCGTGCTTTTCTTTGGTGACCACGGTCGCCCGCACGTGCGTGGTAAACAATGGCTCTACGACGGCGGGCTGCATACGCCGTTGATCGTGAGTTGGCCGGGCAAGATCGCAGCGGGGAAATCTGACGACCGGCTTACTTCGCTGCTGGATTTGATGCCCACCACGCTCGCGGCTGCAGGGATATCCCAACCGGGACTGCCGGGTTTGAGTCTGTTGTCCAGTGTTGGTCACGAGAAGCTGTTTGCGGCGCGTGATCGATGTGGCGATGCGGTGGACCGAATCCGTTGTGTTCGCACACGAGATTTCAAATACATTCGCAATTACTATCCCGATCGACCGTATTTACAACTCAGCAGCTACAAAAAGCTCTCGTATCCGGTCGTCACGTTGATGAAGGTGCTGCACGAGCAAGGCAAATGGGACGCTCCGTTCATGGCGGAGACGCGTCCTGCAGAGGAACTCTATGACTTGAACGCCGATCCAAACGAAATGCACAATCTCGCTGGAGAGGAACGCCATCAAGCGACGCTAGCTCGATTACGTCAGGAGCTGGATCGCTGGATTGACCAGACCGGGGATACGGGGGCAATTGACGAAAGCAAGACGGTCGACATGGTTGCGTTGATGAAAGAAAAGACGGCCTACTACGAAAAGGCCATGAAACAACGTGGCTTGAACCCTGCGATCTCCGACGATGACTATCTGCAGTGGTGGGCAGTCGAGTTGGGTATTTCGTCAGGGGCGAACGGTCGGTAG
- a CDS encoding 3-keto-disaccharide hydrolase has product MKPLTSHCLRFIVLMVVFATNVSAQNQPTDPNLVAAERPLAILQNEHTWTSLFNGQDLSGWIGDTEGYTVENGTLVCKKGGKTLFSEKQYSDFAFQFEFKLEESGNNGIGIRVPQGGHAATDGMEIQILDHDGTRYQGDAKMENGQTRRLSWLKPWQYHGSIYGIVPAKTGYLKPVGQWNTETIIAVDDHVMVILNGAVIVDAFLENTTPVDGGKHPGMKNTSGHLCFAGHSDRVEFRELKLADLSKAKPLIKNATDNTPPPGFKALFNGADLTGWKGLAHKNANERRALTGEALQQAQAKADEQMREHWSVVDGLLTYDGKGQSLCTERDYGDFEFYVDWKIPPGADSGIYLRGTPQVQIWDPWDARVKNGESLPETPQQWVAAYKNGRNLGSGGLWNNKRSRNSPTILADNPPGQWNTFFIRMVGEKVSIWLNGKQIVDRVTLENYWDKSGLTPVFRSDQIELQHHGSELFFKNLYLRELPY; this is encoded by the coding sequence ATGAAACCATTGACCAGTCATTGCTTACGCTTCATCGTCCTCATGGTCGTCTTCGCGACCAATGTGTCCGCTCAAAACCAACCCACCGACCCGAACCTCGTCGCGGCGGAACGTCCACTCGCCATTTTGCAGAACGAACACACCTGGACCAGTCTTTTTAACGGACAAGACTTGAGCGGTTGGATCGGCGATACCGAGGGATACACGGTCGAAAACGGAACGCTGGTATGCAAGAAAGGCGGCAAGACGCTGTTCTCTGAGAAACAGTACTCCGACTTTGCTTTTCAGTTCGAGTTCAAGTTGGAGGAAAGCGGCAACAATGGAATCGGAATCCGAGTCCCTCAAGGCGGCCATGCGGCGACAGACGGGATGGAGATTCAGATCTTGGACCACGACGGCACCCGCTATCAGGGCGATGCCAAAATGGAGAACGGTCAAACACGCAGGCTCAGTTGGCTGAAACCGTGGCAGTATCATGGATCCATTTACGGAATCGTCCCGGCAAAAACGGGATACCTGAAACCCGTCGGACAGTGGAATACCGAGACGATCATCGCAGTCGACGACCACGTGATGGTGATTCTCAACGGAGCCGTCATCGTCGATGCATTCCTGGAAAACACAACGCCAGTGGATGGGGGAAAGCATCCCGGAATGAAGAATACCAGTGGTCATCTGTGTTTTGCCGGACACAGTGATCGCGTCGAGTTTCGCGAGTTAAAACTAGCGGATTTGTCCAAAGCCAAGCCACTGATCAAGAACGCAACGGACAATACGCCGCCGCCCGGTTTCAAAGCTCTGTTCAACGGTGCTGATCTGACCGGCTGGAAAGGACTTGCGCACAAGAATGCGAACGAACGTCGGGCGCTAACAGGTGAGGCACTGCAGCAAGCGCAAGCCAAGGCGGATGAGCAGATGCGCGAACACTGGTCCGTCGTGGATGGCTTGCTGACCTATGATGGCAAGGGACAAAGTCTCTGTACGGAGCGTGACTACGGCGACTTTGAGTTCTACGTCGACTGGAAAATACCGCCAGGTGCCGACTCCGGGATCTACTTGCGTGGCACCCCGCAAGTTCAAATCTGGGACCCCTGGGATGCGCGAGTCAAGAACGGCGAAAGCTTGCCCGAGACGCCACAGCAGTGGGTCGCGGCGTACAAGAACGGACGCAATCTCGGTTCGGGCGGTTTGTGGAACAACAAGCGATCACGGAATTCACCCACGATATTGGCCGACAACCCGCCCGGTCAATGGAACACGTTTTTCATTCGGATGGTCGGAGAGAAAGTCAGTATCTGGCTCAACGGAAAACAGATCGTTGATCGTGTGACGCTGGAAAACTATTGGGACAAGTCCGGTCTGACGCCGGTGTTCCGTAGCGACCAGATCGAGTTGCAACATCACGGCAGCGAACTCTTCTTCAAGAATTTGTACTTGAGAGAACTGCCGTACTGA
- a CDS encoding redoxin domain-containing protein, with protein MCSSICTAWQAGPSPIGKRIESFALDNCYGKPVAMSDFDDRELIAVVFLGTECPLAKLYGRRLAQLQTKYAEQGVTIIGINSNKHDSMTELLAYQNRFDIPFPMLKDVGNRVADVFGASRTPEVFLLDRQRVIRYHGRIDDQYGVGYSREAPMRNDLAIAIDELLAGKDISSARTDVVGCHIGRVKPIEPSGEITFTKHIAPILNARCVSCHREGEIAPFTLTSYKDVMGWEDTIIEVIDENRMPPWFANPEHGRFANDARLSERERELIVTWIDNGMPEGDAADLPEPPQFVAGWKIPEPDQVIQMRKEPFTVPAQGVVDYQRFVVDPGWDEDKYIVATEARPQNVAVVHHILAFVIPPGKKDVDLEQVLAGYAPGSLPVVCPDGVAVHVKAGSKLLFELHYTPNGTEQTDLSYVGVCFTEKEKVQKPLIGRIAVNTKFQIPAHDDDYEVRAKYKVQEDEALLSMTPHMHLRGKAFRYEARFPNGEREVLLDIPRYDFNWQLKYVLAEPKKLPRGTVVECTAWYDNSGSNLSNPDPGREVGWGDQSWDEMMIGFMETVPTAE; from the coding sequence GTGTGTTCTTCCATCTGCACGGCTTGGCAGGCAGGACCGTCGCCGATCGGCAAGCGAATCGAATCCTTCGCGCTGGACAACTGTTATGGCAAACCGGTTGCAATGAGCGATTTTGACGACAGAGAGTTGATCGCCGTCGTTTTCTTGGGCACCGAATGTCCCCTGGCAAAGCTGTACGGTCGTCGTCTCGCCCAGTTGCAAACCAAGTACGCTGAGCAAGGCGTCACAATCATCGGCATCAACAGCAACAAGCACGACAGCATGACGGAATTGCTGGCGTACCAGAACCGATTCGACATTCCGTTTCCGATGCTCAAAGATGTTGGTAATCGAGTCGCGGACGTCTTTGGTGCCTCGCGAACACCCGAAGTATTCTTGCTGGATCGTCAGCGTGTGATTCGCTATCACGGTCGAATCGACGATCAGTATGGCGTCGGCTACAGTCGCGAGGCTCCGATGCGAAATGACTTGGCCATTGCGATCGACGAATTGCTTGCAGGCAAGGACATCTCCAGTGCGCGAACGGATGTTGTCGGTTGCCATATCGGGCGTGTCAAACCGATCGAGCCATCCGGCGAAATCACTTTTACCAAACACATCGCGCCGATCCTGAACGCTAGATGTGTGAGCTGCCATCGCGAGGGCGAAATTGCTCCTTTTACATTGACCTCCTACAAGGACGTCATGGGGTGGGAGGATACCATCATCGAAGTCATCGATGAGAATCGCATGCCCCCGTGGTTTGCCAATCCTGAGCATGGGCGGTTCGCCAACGATGCAAGATTGTCGGAGCGTGAACGAGAGCTGATCGTGACTTGGATCGACAATGGGATGCCCGAAGGCGACGCAGCGGATCTGCCTGAACCACCTCAGTTTGTTGCCGGATGGAAGATTCCCGAACCTGACCAAGTCATTCAGATGCGGAAAGAACCGTTCACCGTTCCCGCTCAGGGCGTCGTGGACTACCAACGCTTCGTTGTCGATCCCGGTTGGGACGAAGACAAATACATTGTGGCGACGGAAGCGCGACCGCAGAACGTCGCGGTCGTCCACCACATTCTCGCTTTCGTCATTCCGCCGGGAAAGAAAGACGTGGATTTGGAACAAGTCTTGGCGGGTTACGCCCCCGGCAGCCTGCCTGTGGTCTGCCCAGACGGGGTCGCAGTTCACGTCAAAGCCGGCAGTAAGCTGTTGTTTGAACTGCACTACACGCCCAACGGAACCGAACAAACCGATTTGAGCTACGTCGGCGTTTGTTTCACGGAGAAAGAAAAGGTCCAGAAACCGTTGATCGGACGCATCGCGGTCAACACAAAGTTCCAGATTCCAGCGCACGACGACGACTACGAAGTCCGAGCGAAATACAAAGTCCAGGAAGATGAGGCCTTGTTGAGCATGACGCCGCACATGCATCTGCGGGGCAAAGCATTTCGCTACGAAGCACGCTTTCCAAACGGAGAGAGAGAAGTCCTGCTGGACATTCCTCGCTACGATTTCAATTGGCAGCTCAAGTACGTTTTGGCGGAACCAAAGAAATTGCCGCGTGGTACCGTTGTCGAGTGTACCGCGTGGTACGACAACTCTGGGTCCAATCTCAGCAACCCCGACCCGGGACGCGAAGTCGGCTGGGGAGACCAAAGCTGGGATGAGATGATGATCGGCTTCATGGAAACCGTCCCCACCGCAGAGTGA
- a CDS encoding OprO/OprP family phosphate-selective porin: MKVFEFWRWRSVAAALAFTAVGSVAVGADNDLLGLVSGSNAPIYETAYLFGEDTEENSDGEADEKDDEDDEAVVPLKDYQKLLERVDGLEESWEGYQEKLKDEADAKKKKPEFKINGRVHLDNWNFLDSDAGINFLESGNPVDDPENRWDFRRIRLEIAGTVPGNMLYRIQIDFNNPSSAEMKDVYLGFNNLPNNQTFLIGNQKRPIGLDHLNSSRHNVFAERPLAVETFNEDARRLGACMYGHNDSESINWRYGGFLLENISTDGRYRGDFHEAGLYGRLAASPWYDEISGGRGYYHCAVAGSFNAVDGDGTTDLDQNSNESRFRTRPLARSDSRWWDTGRILGANNYEQLAFESMLNIGALQITGEYISTWLQRDAVGGFNGEDLHFHGGYIFANYYLTGEHVPLDRTSGTIDRVKPFENFFLVDRCNGGRGRGMGALSLGLRADYLDLSDSDIRGGDGYALTAGANWYWTAYSKVQANLITGEINNAGQGRSAVPLAAGVDGDFSILGFRYMIDF, from the coding sequence ATGAAAGTATTTGAATTCTGGCGGTGGCGCAGTGTCGCTGCCGCACTCGCATTCACTGCAGTCGGTTCCGTAGCCGTTGGGGCGGACAACGATCTGTTGGGACTTGTCTCTGGGTCCAATGCGCCGATTTACGAAACGGCGTACTTGTTCGGCGAGGACACCGAGGAAAACTCGGACGGTGAAGCCGATGAGAAGGACGACGAGGATGATGAAGCCGTCGTGCCGTTGAAGGACTACCAGAAACTGCTCGAACGAGTCGATGGCTTGGAGGAGTCCTGGGAAGGCTACCAAGAAAAGCTCAAGGACGAAGCGGACGCGAAAAAGAAGAAACCGGAGTTCAAGATCAACGGCCGAGTTCACTTGGATAACTGGAATTTCCTGGACTCCGACGCTGGAATCAACTTCCTAGAGTCAGGAAACCCCGTTGATGACCCGGAGAATCGATGGGATTTCCGTCGTATCCGTCTGGAGATCGCTGGTACCGTCCCCGGAAACATGCTTTACCGGATCCAGATCGACTTTAACAATCCAAGCTCTGCCGAGATGAAGGACGTCTATCTCGGTTTCAACAACCTGCCGAACAACCAAACCTTCTTGATCGGGAACCAGAAACGACCGATCGGTTTGGATCACCTTAACAGCAGCCGTCACAACGTATTCGCCGAGCGTCCTTTGGCCGTTGAGACATTCAACGAAGACGCTCGTCGCTTGGGTGCCTGTATGTACGGGCACAACGATAGTGAGTCGATCAACTGGCGTTATGGCGGCTTCTTGCTGGAGAACATCAGCACCGACGGACGCTACCGCGGCGACTTCCACGAAGCCGGTTTGTACGGTCGATTGGCTGCCAGCCCCTGGTACGACGAAATCAGCGGCGGACGAGGCTATTACCACTGTGCGGTCGCCGGCTCTTTCAATGCTGTCGATGGAGACGGAACAACCGACCTGGATCAGAACTCCAACGAAAGTCGTTTCCGGACTCGTCCCTTGGCACGCAGTGACTCACGATGGTGGGACACCGGGCGAATTTTGGGCGCCAACAACTACGAGCAGCTCGCATTCGAATCGATGCTAAACATCGGCGCCTTGCAAATCACTGGCGAATACATCAGCACTTGGCTGCAGCGTGATGCCGTGGGCGGATTCAACGGCGAAGACTTGCACTTCCACGGAGGATACATCTTTGCCAACTACTACTTGACTGGCGAACACGTTCCGTTGGATCGTACTTCAGGTACGATTGACCGAGTCAAACCATTCGAGAACTTCTTTCTGGTGGATCGCTGCAACGGCGGTCGCGGTCGAGGCATGGGAGCTCTGTCGCTTGGTCTGCGAGCAGACTACCTGGACCTGAGTGACTCCGACATCCGTGGAGGTGATGGGTACGCTTTGACGGCAGGTGCCAACTGGTACTGGACCGCTTACTCCAAGGTGCAAGCAAACCTCATCACTGGCGAAATCAACAATGCCGGTCAAGGACGATCGGCGGTACCATTGGCAGCAGGGGTTGACGGCGATTTCTCCATCCTTGGCTTCCGCTACATGATTGATTTTTAA